The genomic DNA AATGCTAGCTAATATCCCTAAAATCACGATAACAAACAAAATTTCCATCATTGTGAAGCCACGAGATAATAATATAGTGGATTTTTCCTTCATAAAACCAGCCCCTCCCTTATTTGTAAATATCTTTAAATTTATACCTACTTTAAAGTTTTATCAAGATCTCCAAGAAGCTTATCCATTTGCTCTTTTTGGATATATGCTTCATGGCATTTTTGTATAAAAGCAGTTAGCAGATCTTTTACTCCAAACTGATATTTATCTTGTAATAAATTTTTTATATCTTCACCGAAAGCCTCCGCGAATTCATCCTCTAAGCGGATAGTATAGTCTTTGGAGGCTATTGTAAGAATGATTTGTTTCATCTACCAAGAACAGCCTCAACCTGCTTAAGTAGATCGTCACTGGCTAGATTTTGGTTTTTAAGCTCCTCTTCAAGACGCATTATTTGATTTGTTTTAGCTTCGTTTTGCGCTTTTACGCTTACTAATTCGTTTCTTAGGGCTTCATTATTTTCACATACTTCTTCATATTTTAGCATCAGCTCTGTTACTTTTGAGGCTAGTGTATTTAAAACTTTTTCATTCTCAAACATAGTCTTCCTTTTTTATAGAAATAATTTATTTTATTTTAGCATATTTTTTGTCATATCTGCATAAAAATGTGAGAATTTTAATAGATTAATGCTGGATTTACGTGTATATTTTTAAAATTATACAAATATTTATATAGATAAACATCTTTATTATTTATGATATAATTTCGCAAAAATAAAAAAGAGAATATATGGATAAATTTGAGATATCTAGTAAATTTAAGCCAAGCGATGATCAAGAAAAAGCCGTAACAAACATAGTAGATAGCATAAGATCCGGAAATAAATTTAACGTCCTTTTAGGAGTAACTGGAAGCGGTAAAACTTTTACGATGGCAAATGTGATAAAACGCCTAAATATGCCGACTCTCATCATGACACACAACAAAAGCTTAGCCGCGCAGCTTTATAGCGAATTCAAAGGCTTTTTTCCTAAAAATCACGTCGAGTATTTCATAAGCTACTATGATTACTACCAACCTGAAGCCTATATACCGCGCCAAGATCTTTTTATAGAAAAAGATAGCTCTATAAATGAAGAATTGGAGCGTTTAAGACTTAGTGCGACTGCGAATTTGCTTGAGTTTGATGATGTGGTAGTCGTGGCTTCCGTATCTGCAAACTACGGTTTAGGAAATCCTGCTGAATATAAAGGTATGGTTTTACTGCTGAGTTTAGGTATGAGCTTAAATCAAAAAGAGTTACTTTTAAAACTAGTAGATATGGGATATAAAAGAAACGATGCGTACTTTGATCGTGGAGATTTTCGAGTAAATGGTGACGTGGTAGATATCTATCCGGCGTATTTTAACGATGAAGCCATCAGACTTGAGTTTTTTGGAGACGAGCTTGACGCTATGTATCACTTTGACGTATTAGAAAATAAACGCACTAAAGACGTTAGCAAATTTATACTATATGCAACAAGTCAGTTTATAGTCGGCGAAAATAGACTAAAACAAGCGATAAAAGATATCGAGCTTGAACTTGAAGATAGGCTTGCATTTTATGAAAAAGAAAATAGATTAGTCGAGTATCAAAGGCTTAAGCAAAGAGTGGAATTTGACCTTGAGATGCTCTCAAGCACCGGAAGTACCAAAGGCGTAGAAAATTACGCGCGTTATCTAACAGGGCAAAAAGCAGGAGAGACGCCGTATTCTTTGTTTGATTACTTTGAAGTGAGCGGCAAGGACTATCTTGTTATAGTAGATGAAAGCCACGTGAGTTTGCCACAATTTCGCGGAATGTACGCAGGCGATAGAAGTAGAAAAGAGGTTTTAGTCGAGTACGG from Campylobacter fetus subsp. fetus includes the following:
- the uvrB gene encoding excinuclease ABC subunit UvrB → MDKFEISSKFKPSDDQEKAVTNIVDSIRSGNKFNVLLGVTGSGKTFTMANVIKRLNMPTLIMTHNKSLAAQLYSEFKGFFPKNHVEYFISYYDYYQPEAYIPRQDLFIEKDSSINEELERLRLSATANLLEFDDVVVVASVSANYGLGNPAEYKGMVLLLSLGMSLNQKELLLKLVDMGYKRNDAYFDRGDFRVNGDVVDIYPAYFNDEAIRLEFFGDELDAMYHFDVLENKRTKDVSKFILYATSQFIVGENRLKQAIKDIELELEDRLAFYEKENRLVEYQRLKQRVEFDLEMLSSTGSTKGVENYARYLTGQKAGETPYSLFDYFEVSGKDYLVIVDESHVSLPQFRGMYAGDRSRKEVLVEYGFRLPSALDNRPLKFDEFIAKKANYLFVSATPNQYEIDLSQGHVYEQILRPTGLLDPRIEVISSDNQVEVLFDRAKAVIARGERVLVTTLTKKMSEELTRYYQELGIKVKYMHSDIDAVERNELIRGLRKGEFDMLVGINLLREGLDLPEVSLVAVLDADKEGFLRSRTSLIQTMGRAARNVNGTVILFANKITNSMKEAIDTTEARRKYQGDYNKKYGITPRSASRNLEDSLKEEDLPNLYNKAKKLEKMPASERAKIVKELRKQMLEAAKNLEFEKAAALRDEIAKLREL